A region from the Molothrus aeneus isolate 106 chromosome 17, BPBGC_Maene_1.0, whole genome shotgun sequence genome encodes:
- the CCN5 gene encoding CCN family member 5 isoform X2, with product MSLQLEKQLLFLSLLCILSKVCAQLCRRPCYCPWVPPRCPRGSPLVLDGCGCCKVCARRLGEPCDFLHVCDQSQGLVCDYSSAPAGTGGTCNFEDDEDGCEVNGRLYRDGEVFQPSCRIQCHCLDGGFTCVPLCQEDVRLPSPDCPFPRRVEIPGKCCPEWICEGAQEQPLPRDARAEGKRRSFVAVPTPDSPWSQRLILAKSLAQTHGTVVMVKMEGVSTGKTEKK from the exons ATGAGCCTccagctggagaagcagctcctcttcctctccctgctctgcattcTCTCCAAG GtttgtgcccagctgtgccggAGGCCGTGCTACTGTCCCTGGGTGccaccccgctgtccccgcggcTCCCCCCTGGTCCTGGATgggtgtggctgctgcaaggTCTGTGCCCGGCGCCTGGGAGAGCCCTGCGACTTCCTGCACGTCTGTGACCAGAGTCAGGGCCTCGTCTGTGACTACAGCTCAGCACCTGCGGGGACAGGAGGCACCTGCAACT TTGAGGACGATGAGGACGGCTGCGAGGTGAACGGCCGGCTCTACCGAGACGGGGAAgttttccagcccagctgcagaatCCAGTGCCACTGCCTGGACGGGGGCTTCACCTGCGTCCCGCTGTGCCAGGAGGATGTGCGGCTGCCCAGCCCCGACTGCCCCTTCCCCCGGCGCGTGGAGATCCCAGGGAAGTGCTGCCCTGAGTGGATCTGCGaaggtgcccaggagcagcccctgccccgggATGCCAGGGCAG AGGGCAAGAGGAGGTCGTTTGTAGCTGTGCCCACCCCGGATTCACCCTGGAGCCAACGCCTCATCCTGGCAAAGAGTCTGGCACAAACCCATGGCACTGTGGTTATGGTGAAGATGGAGGGTGTTTCCACTgggaaaacagagaagaaatga
- the CCN5 gene encoding CCN family member 5 isoform X1 — protein MSLQLEKQLLFLSLLCILSKVCAQLCRRPCYCPWVPPRCPRGSPLVLDGCGCCKVCARRLGEPCDFLHVCDQSQGLVCDYSSAPAGTGGTCNFEDDEDGCEVNGRLYRDGEVFQPSCRIQCHCLDGGFTCVPLCQEDVRLPSPDCPFPRRVEIPGKCCPEWICEGAQEQPLPRDARAAPGAVSPLLWSPCPPWGTEWSPCSATCGLGFASRVSNQNRLCRLETQRRLCSAGPCPALPAALPARARGGRL, from the exons ATGAGCCTccagctggagaagcagctcctcttcctctccctgctctgcattcTCTCCAAG GtttgtgcccagctgtgccggAGGCCGTGCTACTGTCCCTGGGTGccaccccgctgtccccgcggcTCCCCCCTGGTCCTGGATgggtgtggctgctgcaaggTCTGTGCCCGGCGCCTGGGAGAGCCCTGCGACTTCCTGCACGTCTGTGACCAGAGTCAGGGCCTCGTCTGTGACTACAGCTCAGCACCTGCGGGGACAGGAGGCACCTGCAACT TTGAGGACGATGAGGACGGCTGCGAGGTGAACGGCCGGCTCTACCGAGACGGGGAAgttttccagcccagctgcagaatCCAGTGCCACTGCCTGGACGGGGGCTTCACCTGCGTCCCGCTGTGCCAGGAGGATGTGCGGCTGCCCAGCCCCGACTGCCCCTTCCCCCGGCGCGTGGAGATCCCAGGGAAGTGCTGCCCTGAGTGGATCTGCGaaggtgcccaggagcagcccctgccccgggATGCCAGGGCAG CCCCCGGGGCGGTGTCCCCGCTGCTGTGGTCCCCCTGCCCGCCGTGGGGCACGGAGTGGAGCCCCTGCTCGGCCACCTGCGGGCTGGGCTTTGCCAGCCGCGTGTCCAACCAGAACCGCCTGTGCCGGCTGGAGACGCAGCGGCGGCTCTGCTCGGccggcccctgcccggccctgcccgcagCGCTGCCGGCG AGGGCAAGAGGAGGTCGTTTGTAG